Proteins encoded in a region of the Spirochaetales bacterium genome:
- a CDS encoding hydrogenase iron-sulfur subunit — MADFVLLLYCAFGAKKALMRMSDLGLRIPANVRLFELPCSGRADEVLIMNALEKGYRGVLVVGCQKENCRYIAGNLRAEKRVERIRALIKQAGIREKRIGMVFTAPDEARTLSKKIHDFMDRINET, encoded by the coding sequence ATGGCGGATTTTGTACTGCTGTTGTATTGCGCTTTTGGAGCAAAGAAGGCATTAATGCGGATGAGCGACCTTGGATTACGGATCCCTGCGAATGTGCGGCTTTTTGAACTTCCGTGCAGCGGCCGTGCGGATGAAGTACTCATCATGAACGCACTGGAAAAGGGATATCGCGGTGTTCTTGTCGTGGGTTGCCAAAAGGAGAATTGCAGATATATTGCGGGTAACCTGAGGGCGGAGAAACGGGTCGAAAGAATCAGAGCCCTGATAAAGCAGGCGGGGATAAGAGAAAAACGAATCGGGATGGTCTTTACCGCACCGGATGAAGCGCGGACCCTCTCGAAAAAGATACATGATTTTATGGATCGGATAAACGAAACATAG
- a CDS encoding methylenetetrahydrofolate reductase: MNVNKNKSGLEKLFEKGEFVVTAELGPPKSVDPSVIDAKVIALKGAVDAVNITDNQAAIVRISSIGTGIYVKNAGIEPIIQMTCRDRNRLGIQADLLGASLNGIKNLLCITGDHQSLGNHPRARCVFDIDSIQLIGMVRDMREKGVFQCGEAIRNGKHADVHAPGFFIGGAANPFAEPLEWRVDRLRKKVNAGVEFIQTQCIYDMERFSRWMKEVTARGLHGQVKICAGVSPLKSAGAAVYMNEKVAGIVIPDHCIERLRKADDAKAEGLKICIEQIQQLMEMEGVAGVHIIAIEWETAVRGIVEGAGLLPRPEMEE, translated from the coding sequence ATGAACGTGAACAAGAACAAGAGCGGGCTTGAAAAACTTTTCGAAAAGGGTGAGTTTGTCGTGACCGCCGAATTGGGTCCGCCGAAAAGTGTCGATCCTTCCGTCATCGATGCCAAGGTGATCGCCCTGAAAGGGGCGGTCGATGCGGTCAATATTACGGACAATCAGGCCGCGATCGTGAGGATTTCCTCGATCGGAACGGGTATTTATGTGAAGAACGCCGGCATCGAGCCGATTATTCAGATGACCTGCCGCGACAGAAACCGGCTCGGCATCCAGGCGGATCTCCTCGGGGCTTCACTGAACGGGATAAAAAACCTGCTCTGCATTACCGGCGATCATCAGTCGTTGGGAAACCACCCCCGTGCCCGGTGCGTTTTTGATATCGATTCGATTCAACTCATCGGGATGGTGAGGGATATGCGTGAGAAAGGTGTGTTTCAGTGCGGAGAGGCGATCAGAAACGGAAAGCATGCCGATGTGCATGCCCCCGGTTTTTTCATCGGCGGAGCGGCTAATCCGTTCGCGGAGCCCCTCGAGTGGCGTGTCGATCGTTTACGGAAAAAGGTAAATGCCGGGGTCGAGTTTATCCAGACCCAATGTATCTATGATATGGAGCGGTTTTCCCGATGGATGAAAGAGGTCACGGCACGCGGTCTGCATGGACAGGTGAAGATTTGCGCCGGTGTTTCTCCGCTCAAATCAGCCGGCGCGGCGGTATATATGAATGAAAAGGTCGCGGGGATTGTTATTCCGGATCACTGCATCGAACGGCTGAGAAAGGCGGACGATGCAAAAGCCGAGGGGTTGAAGATATGTATCGAACAGATTCAACAGCTGATGGAGATGGAAGGGGTCGCGGGCGTCCATATTATCGCGATCGAATGGGAGACTGCCGTGAGAGGGATCGTGGAAGGCGCGGGGCTTTTACCCCGACCGGAAATGGAGGAATAA
- a CDS encoding methylenetetrahydrofolate reductase C-terminal domain-containing protein — translation MIVAEQKPVGEILAMLGAGKRILVVGCDSCVTVCLSGGEKEVNVLCSALRMSQKGFSRITGRTVKRQCDREFLEDIRKDAEESDILLSMACGAGCQMLSDFFEGMIVLPALNTLFMGSNEGAGYWLERCLGCGDCVLHITGGICPRVRCAKGLMNGPCGGSKGGKCEVDPEHLECGWNLIYHRLKTLGALDRMMEIQPPRDWSRSHEGGPRRVIREDIAL, via the coding sequence ATGATTGTAGCGGAACAAAAACCCGTCGGGGAAATACTCGCCATGTTAGGGGCCGGCAAACGGATCCTGGTCGTCGGCTGCGACAGCTGCGTGACCGTTTGTCTTTCGGGCGGAGAAAAGGAAGTGAATGTGCTCTGCTCGGCACTCAGAATGTCCCAGAAGGGATTCAGCCGGATTACGGGCCGCACCGTAAAACGTCAGTGCGACAGGGAATTTCTCGAGGACATACGGAAGGACGCGGAGGAAAGCGATATACTGCTTTCGATGGCGTGCGGTGCCGGCTGCCAGATGTTGTCCGATTTTTTCGAGGGTATGATCGTGCTTCCCGCCCTCAATACCCTTTTTATGGGATCGAACGAAGGTGCCGGATACTGGCTGGAACGCTGCCTCGGCTGCGGCGATTGCGTGCTGCATATAACAGGCGGTATTTGTCCCCGCGTGAGGTGCGCCAAAGGACTCATGAACGGTCCCTGCGGCGGATCCAAAGGCGGGAAGTGTGAAGTCGATCCCGAGCATCTCGAATGCGGATGGAATCTCATTTATCACAGGCTAAAGACCCTCGGTGCACTCGACCGGATGATGGAGATACAACCGCCCCGCGACTGGTCCCGGTCCCATGAAGGGGGGCCGCGACGGGTGATAAGGGAGGATATCGCGCTATGA
- the folD gene encoding bifunctional methylenetetrahydrofolate dehydrogenase/methenyltetrahydrofolate cyclohydrolase FolD, giving the protein MSATIIDGNRIAAGIRTDLKTEIDNLKITGGIVPGLAVVLVGEDPASRVYVRMKNRACSDIGIYSEQHTFGRDITEAALLEKISELNSDNRIHGILVQLPLPPHIEEQKVIGAILPEKDVDGFHPVNMGKLLIGIDGFKPCTPYGVQQMLVHAGIPVEGAHVVVVGRSNIVGKPIAGILVQKQKHANATVTLCHSRTKNLAGLTRQADILIAAIGKPEAITADMVKEDAVVIDVGVNRVDDPGSEKGYKLVGDVKFGEVSQKCRAISPVPGGVGPMTITMLLYNTVQSAKNHAGIE; this is encoded by the coding sequence ATGTCAGCGACAATTATTGACGGAAACAGGATTGCCGCCGGAATACGGACGGACCTGAAAACGGAAATCGACAATTTGAAAATTACCGGGGGTATCGTTCCCGGGCTTGCGGTTGTTCTTGTGGGTGAGGACCCGGCCTCCCGTGTGTATGTGCGTATGAAAAACAGGGCCTGCTCCGATATCGGTATATATTCCGAACAACATACCTTTGGCCGGGATATAACGGAAGCGGCACTGCTCGAAAAAATATCGGAATTGAATAGTGATAACAGGATTCACGGTATCCTCGTTCAGCTGCCCCTGCCCCCACATATTGAAGAACAGAAGGTGATCGGGGCCATTCTCCCGGAAAAGGATGTCGACGGTTTTCATCCGGTCAATATGGGAAAACTACTCATCGGTATTGACGGTTTCAAGCCGTGCACGCCGTACGGGGTACAGCAAATGCTCGTCCATGCCGGGATTCCCGTCGAGGGCGCACACGTCGTTGTCGTGGGCAGAAGTAATATCGTGGGAAAACCGATTGCCGGCATCCTCGTTCAGAAACAAAAGCACGCAAACGCCACCGTAACACTCTGCCATTCCCGGACGAAAAATCTCGCCGGACTCACCAGGCAGGCGGACATTCTTATTGCCGCGATCGGAAAACCGGAGGCGATCACCGCCGATATGGTGAAAGAGGACGCGGTGGTCATCGATGTGGGAGTCAACCGGGTTGACGATCCGGGTTCGGAAAAGGGGTATAAGCTTGTCGGTGACGTCAAATTCGGGGAAGTCTCGCAAAAGTGCAGGGCCATATCGCCCGTTCCCGGCGGTGTCGGACCGATGACGATCACCATGCTTCTTTACAACACGGTACAATCGGCAAAGAACCATGCCGGGATCGAATAG
- a CDS encoding 4Fe-4S binding protein yields MEKNRHVGEVIVLKAPCRESATAVPEISGNRLLIAGCSFLQKCGGFGQPGKVISVDTSNFIMIDIRNLVMGLYSTKKERESNLIGQLLMHAAILANKQPVKNVNVRPFDKILVYGSGLSGLLAALDIPSTTTLDVIETPGETVSPGFLWETMNHPSIVYRLREKVSERGIIGFIPRDDVMGLERVEKGFILKKKGGGIVEYGAIIFAPERREGENNGDGSLTLSGLYLLLEKNVVCRGTMVFLLENVETTSPEVYGDVMRAALHSKKRDRGEVIVVSNDIHVAFRGGEELYDECRKAGVVFIRPSGDYEALSDGGSFRISGIDAGTGSRLTLDRPEIVVIPQKPVLSETSLHFAAMARLSLPGNRYSQADSLSAIPSETNVKGVFVTGAARENLGFSAMREDIHSCVFAVTAYLAGQAGNIEERIPLIDAEKCVLCLTCIRVCPYNALVTDTEKGIAKIIETACMACGICVSECPARAMQMRNLTTTAIDEGVGLLYPKGTG; encoded by the coding sequence TTGGAAAAGAATCGCCATGTCGGGGAAGTTATCGTCCTGAAAGCCCCGTGCAGGGAATCCGCCACGGCCGTTCCCGAAATAAGCGGGAACCGCCTTCTTATAGCCGGCTGCTCTTTTCTGCAAAAGTGTGGTGGCTTCGGACAACCCGGGAAGGTGATATCCGTCGATACATCTAATTTCATTATGATAGATATCAGAAACCTTGTTATGGGACTTTATTCGACAAAAAAAGAAAGAGAAAGCAACCTGATCGGGCAATTGCTCATGCATGCCGCCATCCTTGCGAATAAGCAGCCGGTAAAAAACGTGAATGTCCGGCCGTTTGATAAAATCCTCGTGTACGGAAGCGGGCTTTCCGGGTTGCTTGCCGCGCTTGACATACCCTCAACGACTACCCTGGATGTTATCGAAACACCGGGAGAAACGGTTTCGCCGGGCTTTTTATGGGAAACGATGAACCATCCTTCGATAGTATATCGATTGAGAGAAAAGGTTTCAGAGAGGGGAATTATCGGTTTTATCCCGCGTGATGATGTAATGGGTCTTGAACGTGTTGAAAAGGGATTTATCCTGAAGAAAAAAGGGGGCGGCATTGTCGAATACGGGGCGATCATTTTCGCGCCTGAGCGCCGTGAAGGTGAAAACAATGGAGACGGGTCCCTCACCCTTTCCGGTCTCTATCTTCTTCTTGAAAAGAATGTCGTATGCCGGGGTACAATGGTGTTCCTTCTTGAAAATGTCGAAACGACGAGCCCCGAGGTATATGGTGATGTCATGAGGGCGGCTCTCCACAGCAAGAAACGGGACAGGGGTGAAGTGATTGTTGTCTCGAATGATATCCATGTCGCGTTTCGGGGGGGAGAAGAACTTTATGATGAATGCAGAAAAGCGGGAGTCGTCTTTATCAGACCTTCAGGGGATTATGAGGCTCTCAGTGACGGAGGTTCGTTCAGGATATCGGGGATTGATGCGGGAACCGGAAGCAGGTTAACCCTGGATAGACCGGAGATCGTTGTCATCCCGCAGAAACCGGTACTTTCAGAGACCTCGCTGCATTTTGCGGCTATGGCACGTCTGAGTCTGCCGGGAAACCGGTATTCCCAGGCTGATTCCCTCAGTGCGATTCCTTCGGAAACAAACGTGAAGGGGGTGTTTGTCACGGGCGCGGCAAGGGAGAATCTGGGGTTTTCCGCGATGAGAGAGGACATCCACTCGTGTGTCTTTGCCGTTACCGCGTATCTGGCCGGACAGGCGGGGAATATCGAAGAACGCATTCCCCTGATCGATGCCGAGAAGTGCGTTCTGTGCCTTACCTGTATCAGGGTTTGTCCGTATAATGCTTTAGTAACCGATACGGAAAAGGGTATCGCGAAAATTATCGAAACCGCCTGCATGGCGTGCGGAATCTGTGTATCTGAATGTCCCGCCCGGGCGATGCAGATGAGGAACCTCACGACTACCGCGATCGATGAGGGTGTCGGGCTTCTTTATCCGAAAGGAACTGGTTGA